CCCCAAACATACGATGTACACGTCCAGAGTGTTATCTTGGGTCAATGAGATACCCAGTTCATCACAAGCGATGAGTAGGCGTTCCATTCCTGCAGCAAATCCAACGGCTGGAGTAGGATTTCCTCCAATTTCTTCTACTAATAAGTCGTATCGACCACCTCCTGCCAAGGCATCCTGCGAGCCTAAATCAGGGCTGCTTAATTCGAAGGCTGTACGTGTATAATAGTCCATGCCACGTACCAAGTATGGATCTAATTCGAAAGAGATTCCTAAGGCCGTTAATCCCTTACAAACCTGATCAAA
This genomic window from bacterium contains:
- a CDS encoding histidine--tRNA ligase; the protein is FDQVCKGLTALGISFELDPYLVRGMDYYTRTAFELSSPDLGSQDALAGGGRYDLLVEEIGGNPTPAVGFAAGMERLLIACDELGISLTQDNTLDVYIVCLGDEARHWGLSHVAKLRAKGYSASMDYIGRSMKAQMKEANREQAKYTLIVGEQELENQVFVLRNMSESTEESGSFEELIHKLQS